A genome region from Corvus hawaiiensis isolate bCorHaw1 chromosome 4, bCorHaw1.pri.cur, whole genome shotgun sequence includes the following:
- the CPM gene encoding carboxypeptidase M isoform X2, whose translation MPRTPPSHTCTASGDRWKTVGREILLHLIDFLVNSYGRDPVITRLLNNTRIHIMPTMNPDGFEATKVPDCYYTRGRYNRNGEDLNRNFPDAFENNNASIQPETRAVMDWIKNETFVLSANLHGGALVASYTFDNGNPVTGSLKGYSRSPDDDVFIHLAKTYSSNHASMYKGTGCDNRQTFPDGITNGYSWYQLEGGMQDYNYVWGQCFEITLELSCCKYPPADQLEKFWRDNQVALIEYIKQVHLGVKGQVTDKNGNPIPNAIVEARGRPHVCPYRTNEQGEYFLLLLPGTYVINATVPGFKSMLKTVEIPDNTGNFSALKQDFSFPEVSDQIRSRVTSCPRTPLYQELTRASAAVKPTIHILVLMTVMLVIFK comes from the exons ACTGTTGGGAGAGAAATCCTGCTCCATTTGATAGATTTCCTAGTGAACAGCTATGGACGTGACCCAGTTATTACCCGGTTACTCAATAATACCCGGATTCATATCATGCCAACGATGAATCCCGATGGATTTGAAGCTACAAAAGTGCCTGATTGTTATTACACACGAGGAAG ATACAACAGGAATGGAGAAGATCTGAACAGAAATTTTCCTGATGCCTTTGAAAATAACAATGCTAGCATTCAGCCAGAGACTCGAGCAGTAATGGACTggataaaaaatgaaacatttgttCTTTCAGCAAACTTGCATGGGGGTGCCCTGGTTGCCAGTTACACCTTTGATAATGGTAACCCAG TTACTGGCTCTTTGAAAGGCTATAGCAGATCTCCAGACGATGATGTCTTTATTCACCTGGCAAAAACCTATTCTTCCAACCATGCCAGCATGTACAAAGGGACGGGGTGTGACAACAGGCAAACCTTCCCAGACGGCATCACCAACGGGTACTCTTGGTACCAGCTGGAAG GTGGAATGCAAGATTACAACTATGTCTGGGGACAGTGTTTTGAAATTACATTGGAGCTGTCATGCTGTAAATATCCTCCAGCAGACCAGCTGGAAAAGTTCTGGAGAGACAACCAAGTTGCTCTGATCGAATATATCAAACAAGTACACCTAG GTGTCAAAGGCCAAGTTACTGATAAGAATGGGAATCCTATTCCCAATGCCATCGTGGAAGCCAGAGGAAGGCCACACGTCTGCCCCTACAGAACAAATGAACAAGGGGAGtactttctcctccttttgccTGGGACATATGTGATCAAT GCTACTGTACCAGGATTTAAATCGATGCTGAAGACAGTGGAAATACCTGACAACACTGGTAACTTCAGTGCTTTGAAACAGGACTTCTCTTTCCCAGAGGTCTCAGATCAGATCCGTTCAAGAGTTACTTCATGTCCCAGAACTCCCCTCTACCAAGAGCTCACACGGGCTTCAGCTGCAGTAAAACCAACCATACACATCTTGGTTTTAATGACCGTTATGCTtgtaattttcaaataa